The Mercurialis annua linkage group LG8, ddMerAnnu1.2, whole genome shotgun sequence genome window below encodes:
- the LOC126660764 gene encoding serine/threonine-protein kinase PEPKR2-like encodes MESLRRKRKGLEIFPSYGKLLTSSTVIWSRLSLEDYSRQKKKCKENEGKETGSNRRIVKGAVTAPHCTSSSLDPPCRGHKRKIGCIDSVTQLGRKKKIEQHYDLGAKIGQGKFGSVVLCRSKITGEEFACKMLKKGEDLVHREVEIMQHLSGHPGVVTLKAVYEDSESFYLVMELCSEGRLLDQMAREGQYSEHRAANILRELVSVIKYCHDIGVVHRDIKPENILLTTSGSIKLADFGLAVRIANGQSLTGMAGSPAYVAPEVLLRDYSEKVDIWSAGVLLHALLVGTLPFQGDSLDAVFDAIKKANLDFESGIWESVSKPARDLVSRMLTRDVSARLTADEILRHPWILFYTEPTLRGLKMTPKLRNDVRLTSRQLTLKAWMESERCDIATSTLNDDSSLISPSGGSTNRLDEQDCGLVDVLAMAISRVRISEPKRSRLCGPAIPIQQECSSNIKVNSLCAAF; translated from the exons ATGGAGTCCTTaagaaggaaaagaaaaggTCTTGAAATTTTTCCATCGTATGGAAAGTTATTAACTTCATCTACTGTTATTTGGTCCCGCTTATCGTTGGAAGATTACTCAAGGCAGAAGAAAAAATGTAAGGAGAATGAAGGCAAGGAAACTGGCTCCAATAGGAGGATAGTTAAAGGAGCTGTAACTGCCCCACATTGTACAAGTTCCTCGCTGGATCCACCCTGTAGGGGTCATAAGAGGAAAATCGGGTGTATAGATTCAGTCACACAATTAGGCAGGAAGAAAAAGATTGAACAACATTATGATTTGGGTGCTAAAATTGGGCAAGGGAAGTTTGGGTCCGTGGTGTTGTGCAGAAGTAAAATTACCGGAGAAGAGTTTGCATGCAAAATGTTGAAGAAGGGTGAAGATCTTGTACATCGAGAGGTGGAGATAATGCAGCACCTTTCTGGTCATCCAGGCGTTGTGACATTGAAGGCAGTGTATGAGGATTCAGAATCGTTTTATCTTGTGATGGAGCTCTGTTCTGAGGGACGGCTGCTTGACCAGATGGCTAGGGAAGGGCAATATTCAGAGCATCGTGCTGCTAATATATTGAGGGAGTTGGTATCAGTCATCAAATATTGTCATGATATAGGCGTTGTTCATCGTGACATAAAGCCTGAGAACATCCTCCTTACTACATCGGGGAGTATAAAGCTTGCAGATTTTGGGCTAGCTGTGAGGATTGCAAACG GTCAGAGCCTAACAGGTATGGCTGGCAGTCCAGCCTATGTTGCTCCAGAAGTTCTATTGAGAGATTATTCAGAAAAAGTTGACATTTGGAGTGCCGGTGTCCTTCTCCATGCCCTTCTTGTTGGCACTCTTCCATTTCAAGGTGACTCATTGGATGCGGTATTTGATGCAATTAAGAAGGCCAATCTTGATTTTGAAAGTGGAATATGGGAGTCAGTATCCAAACCTGCAAGGGATCTAGTCTCCCGTATGCTGACAAGGGATGTTTCAGCAAGACTAACTGCTGATGAAATACTAA GGCATCCATGGATCTTGTTCTATACAGAACCTACCCTGAGGGGACTTAAAATGACACCAAAGTTAAGAAACGATGTTAGACTAACTTCTCGACAACTGACTCTCAAAGCATGGATGGAATCGGAGAGATGCGATATAGCGACCAGTACTCTTAATGATGATTCTAGCCTGATTTCGCCATCCGGCGGTTCAACAAACAGGTTGGATGAACAAGACTGCGGATTGGTTGATGTTCTCGCTATGGCAATATCACGTGTCAGAATATCTGAACCAAAGAGAAGCAGGCTTTGTGGTCCTGCTATCCCTATCCAACAAGAGTGTTCCTCTAACATTAAGGTTAACAGTCTCTGTGCAGCTTTCTGA
- the LOC126659594 gene encoding pentatricopeptide repeat-containing protein At5g09450, mitochondrial: MASRSHLFNLQRKLRISGGIGNWKLNRQLFSSGALKSAELEEDWNSKENGDDLKTKIFRLRLPKRSATNIIQNWVSEGNSVTVSELRNISKELRKLQRYKHALEISEWMVANQNFELLDTDYATRIDLMTKVFGIDSAERYFEGLPITAKTSETYTALLHSYAGLKLHEKAEELYERIKESNLSFTAVTYNEMMTLYMSIGQVEKVSSVVEELKRQNVAPDIFTYNLWISSCAATLNMDRVTEILNEMKHDSGCNEDWLRYIDIANIYVKASRLVNAESSSVIEAQKSITQREWITYDFLMMLYAGVRNNDKVDQIWKSLRMTKQKMTNRNFISILSSYMMLGKLKEAGEVLDQWKQSTTTDFDIAACNRLLDALASAGFTETANSYHMLLIERDCDPTNPTN, from the exons ATGGCGTCTCGATCACATCTCTTCAATCTCCAAAG GAAATTGAGAATCAGCGGTGGAATTGGGAATTGGAAATTAAATCGTCAATTATTCTCTTCAGGTGCATTGAAAAGTGCGGAATTAGAAGAGGATTGGAATTCTAAAGAAAATGGAGATgatttgaaaactaaaatttttAGGCTCAGACTTCCAAAAAGAAGTGCTACTAATATTATTCAGAACTGGGTTAGTGAAGGCAATTCTGTTACTGTTTCTGAGCTCAGAAATATTTCTAAAGAGCTTAGGAAGTTACAGCGGTATAAACATGCACTTGAG ATTTCAGAGTGGATGGTTGCTAATCAAAATTTTGAGTTATTGGACACCGACTATGCAACCCGTATTGACTTGATGACAAAGGTTTTTGGTATTGATTCTGCGGAACGCTACTTTGAAGGTCTGCCTATAACAGCAAAAACTAGTGAAACATATACTGCTCTCCTCCATTCTTATGCTGGGTTGAAACTGCATGAAAAGGCTGAAGAGCTTTATGAGAGAATTAAGGAATCAAACCTGTCTTTCACCGCTGTCACATACAATGAGATGATGACTTTATATATGTCAATCGGGCAGGTAGAGAAGGTCTCATCAGTCGTTGAAGAACTGAAACGTCAGAATGTTGCCCCCGACATCTTCACTTACAATCTATGGATAAGCTCATGTGCTGCTACCCTAAATATGGATCGAGTTACAGAGATTTTAAATGAGATGAAGCACGACTCTGGTTGTAATGAGGACTGGCTTAGATACATTGACATAGCCAACATATATGTGAAAGCAAGTCGTCTTGTGAATGCAGAGTCGAGTTCGGTAATTGAAGCACAGAAAAGTATCACTCAAAGAGAATGGATAACATATGACTTCCTTATGATGCTGTATGCAGGTGTAAGGAACAACGATAAAGTCGATCAAATATGGAAATCGTTGAGAATGACTAAACAAAAAATGACGAATAGAAACTTTATTTCCATTCTTTCTTCATACATGATGCTCGGAAAATTGAAAGAAGCTGGAGAGGTTCTTGATCAGTGGAAACAATCTACTACCACAGACTTCGATATTGCTGCATGTAACCGGCTTTTGGATGCTTTGGCAAGCGCTGGATTTACTGAAACCGCGAACAGCTATCATATGCTTCTGATCGAAAGGGATTGTGACCCCACCAACCCAACAAACTAA